A single genomic interval of Lathyrus oleraceus cultivar Zhongwan6 chromosome 7, CAAS_Psat_ZW6_1.0, whole genome shotgun sequence harbors:
- the LOC127101818 gene encoding uncharacterized protein LOC127101818, translated as MKSLITSVVRPQDNITQEKAKEMMDVEKETKKDEELAMKRLARTLSNEENKKKKTKASASKRKSLKRDLVVSSDSKSNVEADVLNIVPSLRKKIGGKKVLVNISTTPLDNMLFHHEESVKKWRFLCQRRSKDVESDIVPSLDKVAGEISISQVQIGASNWVPTNHSSSITLVLAKLIFQIGTKAKLNFGEHAFGPTLKHVDSYAVKLPIAFLCLITRIIFKKHPKILCANEIKKKKPGPLNLDYKLFVGSHVADIKMPRSHSHVASGSYSSGFKTTKEEVLHELMEMSNTLQSTIISSTNRKNKMDDFIKILSNKEEGEEEAEEKEENSE; from the exons ATGAAGAGTCTCATTACTAGTGTAGTCAGACCTCAAGACAATATCACTCAAGAGAAAGCTAAGGAGATGATGGATGTTGAAAAAGAAACTAAAAAAGATGAAGAACTTGCTATGAAAAGATTGGCTAGAACTCTGTCTAATGAAGAGAATAAAAAGAAGAAAACCAAAGCAAGTGCCTCAAAAAGAAAATCTCTTAAAAGGGATCTTGTAGTTTCAAGTGACTCAAAATCAAATGTTGAAGCAGATGTCCTTAACATTGTGCCCTCTTTGAGAAAGAAGATTGGAGGAAAAAAGGTGCTTGTGAATATTTCTACTACTCCCTTGGATAATATGTTATTTCACCATGAAGAAAGTGTTAAAAAATGGAGGTTTTTGTGTCAAA GGAGAAGTAAAGATGTTGAATCTGATATTGTTCCCTCTCTAGACAAAGTGGCTGGAGAAATCTCTATTAGTCAAGTCCA AATAGGTGCATCAAATTGGGTTCCAACCAACCATAGCTCAAGCATCACACTTGTCTTAGCCAAGCTTATCTTTCAAATTGGAACAAAGGCCAAACTAAATTTTGGGGAACATGCTTTTGGCCCGACATTGAAACATGTTGACTCTTATGCAGTGAAACTTCCCATTGCCTTTCTATGTTTAATCACTAGAATCATATTTAAGAAACACCCCAAAATATTGTGTGCAAATGAAATCAAGAAAAAAAAGCCAGGCCCATTAAATTTGGACTATAAACTCTTCGTTGGATCTCATGTTGCTGACATTAAGATGCCAAGAAGTCATAGTCATGTTGCTAGTGGAAGTTACTCCTCTGGTTTCAAAACCACCAAAGAGGAGGTTTTGCATGAATTGATGGAAATGTCAAATACTCTTCAATCAACAATAATTTCAAGTACCAATAGAAAAAATAAGATGGATGATTTTATCAAAATATTGTCAAATAAGGAGGAAGGAGAAGAAGAAGCTGAAGAGAAGGAGGAGAACTCTGAATAG